Proteins from a single region of Enoplosus armatus isolate fEnoArm2 chromosome 6, fEnoArm2.hap1, whole genome shotgun sequence:
- the ppfibp1b gene encoding liprin-beta-1b isoform X3: MMSDASDMLAAALEQMDGIIAGSKTLDYSNGLFDCQSPTSPFMGSLRALHLLEDLRSVLELMDTEERESLRCQIPDSTADSLVEWLHGHLSNGHISLGVGDHYQERLSRLESDKESLVLQVSVLTDQVEAQGEKIRDLDLCLDEHREKLNATEEMLQQELHCRTALETQKLELMSEVTNLKLKLNSMDNERLDFDRFRDSEDLILEINELRYRLTDLESEKLQYEKKLKSTKEELAMLRRQLEGKDGEMRRLQDETGFKAIASSSADPTERDVEVQRMKKAVESLMAANEEKDRKIEELKQSLLRYKKVQDMVMSVQGKKEKTKDNEHVESHGDGSIAFLLTNSVSMEHEVTDVEQLKRMSPDELEILNGLSEEPLSTPSPSDPERVSESAPTDLESSQYTTKTGSQDQLDRSNNEKNISEEISKISEKPPVSLSATLPATTEDDRFGSRKARSSFGKGFFKIRGGKKTASTPNLAETERQGTDHLDLAGLPQRSANSDSTHTLPTTPESKKKSKGIKKLFGKLKRSQSTTFNLDDNLPEGEFKRGGVRATAGPRLGWSRDLQRVNNDVDAPFARWSKDQVCDWLQDQGLGLYVNMARVWISYGQTLLQASQQDLERELGIKHPLHRKKLQLALQALGSEEEDSKGKLDYNWVTRWLDDIGLPQYKTQFDEGRVDGRMLHYMTVDDLLSLKVGSVLHHLSIKRAIQVLRLNNYEPNCLRRRPSDENNISPAEISQWTNHRVMEWLRSVDLAEYAPNLRGSGVHGGLMVLEPRFNVETMALLLNIPPNKTLLRRHLATHFNLLIGSEAQQLKQECLENPDYTLLTATTKVKPRKLSFGNFGSLRKKKQDESEEYVCPMDVEMPKGRSFQKGFELQIYEDDLDRLEQMEDSEGTVRQIGAFSEGIQNLTSMLKDDEFFNETSNSPNPSVTDEESNA, from the exons ATGATGTCTGATGCCAGCGACATGTTGGCAGCTGCCCTGGAGCAGATGGACGGCATTATAGCAG GCTCCAAGACTCTGGACTACTCCAATGGGCTGTTTGACTGCCAGTCGCCCACTTCTCCTTTCATGGGCAGCCTGCGGGCGCTTCACCTGTTGGAAGACCTGAGGAGCGTCCTGGAGTTGATGGACACAGAGGAAAGGGAGAGTCTACGCTGCCAGATCCCTGACTCCACAGCTGACAGTCTGGTCGAGTGGCTCCATGGTCACCTG TCCAACGGGCATATCTCTCTGGGTGTGGGTGACCACTACCAGGAAAGGCTTTCCCGGCTAGAGAGTGATAAGGAGTCTCTGGTTCTTCAG GTGAGTGTGCTGACAGACCAGGTGGAGGCTCAGGGAGAGAAGATTCGAGACCTGGACTTGTGTTTGGACGAGCACAGGGAGAAACTCAACGCCACTGAAGAGATGCtgcaacag GAGCTTCACTGCAGAACTGCACTGGAGACCCAGAAGCTTGAACTGATGTCTGAAGTGACCAACCTAAAGCTGAAGCTGAATTCCATGGACAATGAGAGACTTGACTTTGACAGATTCAGGGACAGTGAG gatTTGATTCTTGAAATTAATGAACTGCGGTACAGATTGACAGACCTGGAGAGTGAAAAACTACAGTACGAAAAGAAACTTAAATCCACAAAG GAGGAGCTAGCCATGCTGAGGAGGCAGCTGGAGGGCAAAGACGGAGAGATGAGGAGACTACAGGATGAGACAGGCTTCAAAGCCATCGCCTCGAGCAGTGCAGATCCCACAGAGAGAG ATGTGGAAGTGCAGAGAATGAAAAAGGCAGTTGAATCGTTGATGGCAGCCAATGAAGAGAAG GATCGTAAGATCGAGGAACTAAAGCAGTCGTTGCTGCGGTATAAGAAAGTTCAAGACATGGTGATGTCAGTGCAAGGGAAGAAAG AGAAAACCAAAGATAACGAGCACGTCGAGAGTCATGGTGATGGATCCATCGCATTCTTGTTAACCAACTCTGTGTCTATGGAGCATGAAGTTACAGACGTTGAACAACTCAAAAGGATGAGCCCAGATGAG TTGGAGATCCTCAATGGACTGAGTGAAGAGCCTTTATCCACACCCAGCCCTTCAGATCCAGAACGAGTATCAGAGTCCGCACCAACAGATTTAGAAAG CAGCCAATATACCACAAAGACTGGCAGCCAGGACCAGCTGGATAGGAGCAATAATGAAAAG AATATAAGTGAAGAGATCAGTAAGATCAGTGAAAAGCCGCCGGTGAGTCTCTCTGCCACCTTGCCTGCCACCACGGAAGACGACCGCTTTGGCTCGAGAAAGGCTCGTTCCTCTTTTGGAAAGGGCTTCTTCAAGATCCGGGGGGGCAAGAAGACGGCCAGTACCCCTAACCTCG CTGAAACAGAGCGACAGGGCACTGACCATCTGGATCTGGCCGGGCTGCCACAGAGGTCGGCTAACAGCGACAGCACCCACACACTCCCTACGACCCCAGAGAGCAAGAAGAAATCCAAAGGAATAAAGAAACTCTTTGGGAA gcTAAAAAGGAGTCAGTCTACCACATTTAACCTGGATGACAACCTACCAGAGGGTGAGTTCAAGAGGGGTGGAGTGCGAGCCACAGCGGGACCCAGACTGGGTTGGTCTCGTGACCTCCAAAGAGTCAACAA tGATGTTGATGCTCCCTTTGCACGCTGGTCAAAGGATCAGGTGTGCGACTGGCTGCAGGATCAGGGTCTCGGCCTTTATGTGAACATGGCTCGTGTATGGATCTCCTATGGTCAGACGCTGCTGCAGGCCTCACAACAGGACCTGGAGAGG GAGCTGGGCATCAAACACCCGCTGCACAGAAAGAAGCTGCAGCTGGCTCTGCAGGCCCTcggctcagaggaggaggatagtAAGGGAAAGCTGGACTACAACTGGGTGACGA GATGGCTGGACGACATCGGTCTGCCTCAGTATAAGACCCAGTTTGACGAGGGGAGGGTGGATGGTCGCATGCTGCACTACATGACAGTG GATGACCTGCTTTCTCTGAAAGTGGGGAGTGTCCTGCATCACCTCAGTATCAAGAGAGCTATCCAAGTGCTCCGACTCAACAATTACGAGCCCAACTGCTTGCGTCGTAGGCCATCTGACGAG AACAATATTTCTCCAGCAGAGATTTCCCAGTGGACCAACCATAGGGTGATGGAGTGGCTGCGGTCTGTGGACCTCGCTGAATACGCTCCCAACCTGAGAGGCAGCGGTGTGCATGGAGGCCTGATG gTTCTAGAGCCACGCTTCAACGTGGAGACCATGGCTTTACTGCTGAACATCCCCCCCAACAAGACGCTGCTGCGCCGCCACCTCGCCACACATTTCAACCTGCTCATTGGCTCAGAGGCCCAGCAGCTCAAACAGGAGTGTCTTGAAAACCCAGACTACACTCTGCTTACTGCCACCACTAAGGTCAAG CCAAGGAAGCTGTCATTTGGTAACTTTGGCAGtctgaggaagaaaaagcagGATGAGAGTGAGGAGTACGTGTGTCCGATGGATGTGGAGATGCCAAAGGGACGAAGCTTTCAGAAAGGCTTCGAGCTCCAAATCTACGAAGACGACCTTGACAGACTAGAACAG ATGGAGGACTCTGAGGGAACTGTGAGACAGATTGGAGCTTTTTCTGAGGGTATTCAAAACCTGACG AGCATGCTGAAAGATGATGAATTCTTCAACGAGACTTCAAATTCACCGAACCCCAGTGTAACAGATGAGGAGTCCAATGCATGA
- the ppfibp1b gene encoding liprin-beta-1b isoform X2, producing MMSDASDMLAAALEQMDGIIAGSKTLDYSNGLFDCQSPTSPFMGSLRALHLLEDLRSVLELMDTEERESLRCQIPDSTADSLVEWLHGHLSNGHISLGVGDHYQERLSRLESDKESLVLQVSVLTDQVEAQGEKIRDLDLCLDEHREKLNATEEMLQQELHCRTALETQKLELMSEVTNLKLKLNSMDNERLDFDRFRDSEDLILEINELRYRLTDLESEKLQYEKKLKSTKEELAMLRRQLEGKDGEMRRLQDETGFKAIASSSADPTERDETLRKRLKEKHVEVQRMKKAVESLMAANEEKDRKIEELKQSLLRYKKVQDMVMSVQGKKEKTKDNEHVESHGDGSIAFLLTNSVSMEHEVTDVEQLKRMSPDELEILNGLSEEPLSTPSPSDPERVSESAPTDLESSQYTTKTGSQDQLDRSNNEKNISEEISKISEKPPVSLSATLPATTEDDRFGSRKARSSFGKGFFKIRGGKKTASTPNLDRSRSASAPMLAETERQGTDHLDLAGLPQRSANSDSTHTLPTTPESKKKSKGIKKLFGKLKRSQSTTFNLDDNLPEGEFKRGGVRATAGPRLGWSRDLQRVNNDVDAPFARWSKDQVCDWLQDQGLGLYVNMARVWISYGQTLLQASQQDLERELGIKHPLHRKKLQLALQALGSEEEDSKGKLDYNWVTRWLDDIGLPQYKTQFDEGRVDGRMLHYMTVDDLLSLKVGSVLHHLSIKRAIQVLRLNNYEPNCLRRRPSDENNISPAEISQWTNHRVMEWLRSVDLAEYAPNLRGSGVHGGLMVLEPRFNVETMALLLNIPPNKTLLRRHLATHFNLLIGSEAQQLKQECLENPDYTLLTATTKVKPRKLSFGNFGSLRKKKQDESEEYVCPMDVEMPKGRSFQKGFELQIYEDDLDRLEQMEDSEGTVRQIGAFSEGIQNLTSMLKDDEFFNETSNSPNPSVTDEESNA from the exons ATGATGTCTGATGCCAGCGACATGTTGGCAGCTGCCCTGGAGCAGATGGACGGCATTATAGCAG GCTCCAAGACTCTGGACTACTCCAATGGGCTGTTTGACTGCCAGTCGCCCACTTCTCCTTTCATGGGCAGCCTGCGGGCGCTTCACCTGTTGGAAGACCTGAGGAGCGTCCTGGAGTTGATGGACACAGAGGAAAGGGAGAGTCTACGCTGCCAGATCCCTGACTCCACAGCTGACAGTCTGGTCGAGTGGCTCCATGGTCACCTG TCCAACGGGCATATCTCTCTGGGTGTGGGTGACCACTACCAGGAAAGGCTTTCCCGGCTAGAGAGTGATAAGGAGTCTCTGGTTCTTCAG GTGAGTGTGCTGACAGACCAGGTGGAGGCTCAGGGAGAGAAGATTCGAGACCTGGACTTGTGTTTGGACGAGCACAGGGAGAAACTCAACGCCACTGAAGAGATGCtgcaacag GAGCTTCACTGCAGAACTGCACTGGAGACCCAGAAGCTTGAACTGATGTCTGAAGTGACCAACCTAAAGCTGAAGCTGAATTCCATGGACAATGAGAGACTTGACTTTGACAGATTCAGGGACAGTGAG gatTTGATTCTTGAAATTAATGAACTGCGGTACAGATTGACAGACCTGGAGAGTGAAAAACTACAGTACGAAAAGAAACTTAAATCCACAAAG GAGGAGCTAGCCATGCTGAGGAGGCAGCTGGAGGGCAAAGACGGAGAGATGAGGAGACTACAGGATGAGACAGGCTTCAAAGCCATCGCCTCGAGCAGTGCAGATCCCACAGAGAGAG ACGAAACTCTTAGAAAGAGGCTGAAAGAAAAAC ATGTGGAAGTGCAGAGAATGAAAAAGGCAGTTGAATCGTTGATGGCAGCCAATGAAGAGAAG GATCGTAAGATCGAGGAACTAAAGCAGTCGTTGCTGCGGTATAAGAAAGTTCAAGACATGGTGATGTCAGTGCAAGGGAAGAAAG AGAAAACCAAAGATAACGAGCACGTCGAGAGTCATGGTGATGGATCCATCGCATTCTTGTTAACCAACTCTGTGTCTATGGAGCATGAAGTTACAGACGTTGAACAACTCAAAAGGATGAGCCCAGATGAG TTGGAGATCCTCAATGGACTGAGTGAAGAGCCTTTATCCACACCCAGCCCTTCAGATCCAGAACGAGTATCAGAGTCCGCACCAACAGATTTAGAAAG CAGCCAATATACCACAAAGACTGGCAGCCAGGACCAGCTGGATAGGAGCAATAATGAAAAG AATATAAGTGAAGAGATCAGTAAGATCAGTGAAAAGCCGCCGGTGAGTCTCTCTGCCACCTTGCCTGCCACCACGGAAGACGACCGCTTTGGCTCGAGAAAGGCTCGTTCCTCTTTTGGAAAGGGCTTCTTCAAGATCCGGGGGGGCAAGAAGACGGCCAGTACCCCTAACCTCG ACCGCAGCCGGAGTGCAAGTGCGCCTATGCTAG CTGAAACAGAGCGACAGGGCACTGACCATCTGGATCTGGCCGGGCTGCCACAGAGGTCGGCTAACAGCGACAGCACCCACACACTCCCTACGACCCCAGAGAGCAAGAAGAAATCCAAAGGAATAAAGAAACTCTTTGGGAA gcTAAAAAGGAGTCAGTCTACCACATTTAACCTGGATGACAACCTACCAGAGGGTGAGTTCAAGAGGGGTGGAGTGCGAGCCACAGCGGGACCCAGACTGGGTTGGTCTCGTGACCTCCAAAGAGTCAACAA tGATGTTGATGCTCCCTTTGCACGCTGGTCAAAGGATCAGGTGTGCGACTGGCTGCAGGATCAGGGTCTCGGCCTTTATGTGAACATGGCTCGTGTATGGATCTCCTATGGTCAGACGCTGCTGCAGGCCTCACAACAGGACCTGGAGAGG GAGCTGGGCATCAAACACCCGCTGCACAGAAAGAAGCTGCAGCTGGCTCTGCAGGCCCTcggctcagaggaggaggatagtAAGGGAAAGCTGGACTACAACTGGGTGACGA GATGGCTGGACGACATCGGTCTGCCTCAGTATAAGACCCAGTTTGACGAGGGGAGGGTGGATGGTCGCATGCTGCACTACATGACAGTG GATGACCTGCTTTCTCTGAAAGTGGGGAGTGTCCTGCATCACCTCAGTATCAAGAGAGCTATCCAAGTGCTCCGACTCAACAATTACGAGCCCAACTGCTTGCGTCGTAGGCCATCTGACGAG AACAATATTTCTCCAGCAGAGATTTCCCAGTGGACCAACCATAGGGTGATGGAGTGGCTGCGGTCTGTGGACCTCGCTGAATACGCTCCCAACCTGAGAGGCAGCGGTGTGCATGGAGGCCTGATG gTTCTAGAGCCACGCTTCAACGTGGAGACCATGGCTTTACTGCTGAACATCCCCCCCAACAAGACGCTGCTGCGCCGCCACCTCGCCACACATTTCAACCTGCTCATTGGCTCAGAGGCCCAGCAGCTCAAACAGGAGTGTCTTGAAAACCCAGACTACACTCTGCTTACTGCCACCACTAAGGTCAAG CCAAGGAAGCTGTCATTTGGTAACTTTGGCAGtctgaggaagaaaaagcagGATGAGAGTGAGGAGTACGTGTGTCCGATGGATGTGGAGATGCCAAAGGGACGAAGCTTTCAGAAAGGCTTCGAGCTCCAAATCTACGAAGACGACCTTGACAGACTAGAACAG ATGGAGGACTCTGAGGGAACTGTGAGACAGATTGGAGCTTTTTCTGAGGGTATTCAAAACCTGACG AGCATGCTGAAAGATGATGAATTCTTCAACGAGACTTCAAATTCACCGAACCCCAGTGTAACAGATGAGGAGTCCAATGCATGA
- the ppfibp1b gene encoding liprin-beta-1b isoform X1 — MMSDASDMLAAALEQMDGIIAGSKTLDYSNGLFDCQSPTSPFMGSLRALHLLEDLRSVLELMDTEERESLRCQIPDSTADSLVEWLHGHLSNGHISLGVGDHYQERLSRLESDKESLVLQVSVLTDQVEAQGEKIRDLDLCLDEHREKLNATEEMLQQELHCRTALETQKLELMSEVTNLKLKLNSMDNERLDFDRFRDSEDLILEINELRYRLTDLESEKLQYEKKLKSTKEELAMLRRQLEGKDGEMRRLQDETGFKAIASSSADPTERDVEVQRMKKAVESLMAANEEKDRKIEELKQSLLRYKKVQDMVMSVQGKKEKTKDNEHVESHGDGSIAFLLTNSVSMEHEVTDVEQLKRMSPDELEILNGLSEEPLSTPSPSDPERVSESAPTDLESSQYTTKTGSQDQLDRSNNEKNISEEISKISEKPPVSLSATLPATTEDDRFGSRKARSSFGKGFFKIRGGKKTASTPNLDRSRSASAPMLAETERQGTDHLDLAGLPQRSANSDSTHTLPTTPESKKKSKGIKKLFGKLKRSQSTTFNLDDNLPEGEFKRGGVRATAGPRLGWSRDLQRVNNDVDAPFARWSKDQVCDWLQDQGLGLYVNMARVWISYGQTLLQASQQDLERELGIKHPLHRKKLQLALQALGSEEEDSKGKLDYNWVTRWLDDIGLPQYKTQFDEGRVDGRMLHYMTVDDLLSLKVGSVLHHLSIKRAIQVLRLNNYEPNCLRRRPSDENNISPAEISQWTNHRVMEWLRSVDLAEYAPNLRGSGVHGGLMVLEPRFNVETMALLLNIPPNKTLLRRHLATHFNLLIGSEAQQLKQECLENPDYTLLTATTKVKPRKLSFGNFGSLRKKKQDESEEYVCPMDVEMPKGRSFQKGFELQIYEDDLDRLEQMEDSEGTVRQIGAFSEGIQNLTSMLKDDEFFNETSNSPNPSVTDEESNA, encoded by the exons ATGATGTCTGATGCCAGCGACATGTTGGCAGCTGCCCTGGAGCAGATGGACGGCATTATAGCAG GCTCCAAGACTCTGGACTACTCCAATGGGCTGTTTGACTGCCAGTCGCCCACTTCTCCTTTCATGGGCAGCCTGCGGGCGCTTCACCTGTTGGAAGACCTGAGGAGCGTCCTGGAGTTGATGGACACAGAGGAAAGGGAGAGTCTACGCTGCCAGATCCCTGACTCCACAGCTGACAGTCTGGTCGAGTGGCTCCATGGTCACCTG TCCAACGGGCATATCTCTCTGGGTGTGGGTGACCACTACCAGGAAAGGCTTTCCCGGCTAGAGAGTGATAAGGAGTCTCTGGTTCTTCAG GTGAGTGTGCTGACAGACCAGGTGGAGGCTCAGGGAGAGAAGATTCGAGACCTGGACTTGTGTTTGGACGAGCACAGGGAGAAACTCAACGCCACTGAAGAGATGCtgcaacag GAGCTTCACTGCAGAACTGCACTGGAGACCCAGAAGCTTGAACTGATGTCTGAAGTGACCAACCTAAAGCTGAAGCTGAATTCCATGGACAATGAGAGACTTGACTTTGACAGATTCAGGGACAGTGAG gatTTGATTCTTGAAATTAATGAACTGCGGTACAGATTGACAGACCTGGAGAGTGAAAAACTACAGTACGAAAAGAAACTTAAATCCACAAAG GAGGAGCTAGCCATGCTGAGGAGGCAGCTGGAGGGCAAAGACGGAGAGATGAGGAGACTACAGGATGAGACAGGCTTCAAAGCCATCGCCTCGAGCAGTGCAGATCCCACAGAGAGAG ATGTGGAAGTGCAGAGAATGAAAAAGGCAGTTGAATCGTTGATGGCAGCCAATGAAGAGAAG GATCGTAAGATCGAGGAACTAAAGCAGTCGTTGCTGCGGTATAAGAAAGTTCAAGACATGGTGATGTCAGTGCAAGGGAAGAAAG AGAAAACCAAAGATAACGAGCACGTCGAGAGTCATGGTGATGGATCCATCGCATTCTTGTTAACCAACTCTGTGTCTATGGAGCATGAAGTTACAGACGTTGAACAACTCAAAAGGATGAGCCCAGATGAG TTGGAGATCCTCAATGGACTGAGTGAAGAGCCTTTATCCACACCCAGCCCTTCAGATCCAGAACGAGTATCAGAGTCCGCACCAACAGATTTAGAAAG CAGCCAATATACCACAAAGACTGGCAGCCAGGACCAGCTGGATAGGAGCAATAATGAAAAG AATATAAGTGAAGAGATCAGTAAGATCAGTGAAAAGCCGCCGGTGAGTCTCTCTGCCACCTTGCCTGCCACCACGGAAGACGACCGCTTTGGCTCGAGAAAGGCTCGTTCCTCTTTTGGAAAGGGCTTCTTCAAGATCCGGGGGGGCAAGAAGACGGCCAGTACCCCTAACCTCG ACCGCAGCCGGAGTGCAAGTGCGCCTATGCTAG CTGAAACAGAGCGACAGGGCACTGACCATCTGGATCTGGCCGGGCTGCCACAGAGGTCGGCTAACAGCGACAGCACCCACACACTCCCTACGACCCCAGAGAGCAAGAAGAAATCCAAAGGAATAAAGAAACTCTTTGGGAA gcTAAAAAGGAGTCAGTCTACCACATTTAACCTGGATGACAACCTACCAGAGGGTGAGTTCAAGAGGGGTGGAGTGCGAGCCACAGCGGGACCCAGACTGGGTTGGTCTCGTGACCTCCAAAGAGTCAACAA tGATGTTGATGCTCCCTTTGCACGCTGGTCAAAGGATCAGGTGTGCGACTGGCTGCAGGATCAGGGTCTCGGCCTTTATGTGAACATGGCTCGTGTATGGATCTCCTATGGTCAGACGCTGCTGCAGGCCTCACAACAGGACCTGGAGAGG GAGCTGGGCATCAAACACCCGCTGCACAGAAAGAAGCTGCAGCTGGCTCTGCAGGCCCTcggctcagaggaggaggatagtAAGGGAAAGCTGGACTACAACTGGGTGACGA GATGGCTGGACGACATCGGTCTGCCTCAGTATAAGACCCAGTTTGACGAGGGGAGGGTGGATGGTCGCATGCTGCACTACATGACAGTG GATGACCTGCTTTCTCTGAAAGTGGGGAGTGTCCTGCATCACCTCAGTATCAAGAGAGCTATCCAAGTGCTCCGACTCAACAATTACGAGCCCAACTGCTTGCGTCGTAGGCCATCTGACGAG AACAATATTTCTCCAGCAGAGATTTCCCAGTGGACCAACCATAGGGTGATGGAGTGGCTGCGGTCTGTGGACCTCGCTGAATACGCTCCCAACCTGAGAGGCAGCGGTGTGCATGGAGGCCTGATG gTTCTAGAGCCACGCTTCAACGTGGAGACCATGGCTTTACTGCTGAACATCCCCCCCAACAAGACGCTGCTGCGCCGCCACCTCGCCACACATTTCAACCTGCTCATTGGCTCAGAGGCCCAGCAGCTCAAACAGGAGTGTCTTGAAAACCCAGACTACACTCTGCTTACTGCCACCACTAAGGTCAAG CCAAGGAAGCTGTCATTTGGTAACTTTGGCAGtctgaggaagaaaaagcagGATGAGAGTGAGGAGTACGTGTGTCCGATGGATGTGGAGATGCCAAAGGGACGAAGCTTTCAGAAAGGCTTCGAGCTCCAAATCTACGAAGACGACCTTGACAGACTAGAACAG ATGGAGGACTCTGAGGGAACTGTGAGACAGATTGGAGCTTTTTCTGAGGGTATTCAAAACCTGACG AGCATGCTGAAAGATGATGAATTCTTCAACGAGACTTCAAATTCACCGAACCCCAGTGTAACAGATGAGGAGTCCAATGCATGA